In one window of Helianthus annuus cultivar XRQ/B chromosome 17, HanXRQr2.0-SUNRISE, whole genome shotgun sequence DNA:
- the LOC110921190 gene encoding uncharacterized protein LOC110921190, which yields MASDQNTAGQTLTDNNLALGAETSTVPQSSPAVTRSLDPEFEAEGPPPGFDNITTVSSQTVVTSPFLYMPSQIPPRRLGGTSSNTFTPGTTVFSQASRLYSTPVITSASPNTLVSETSTPQYYQPLVSNPMPPLYSAALTAALSTPPHQPVIMPAGVMNAPVTPGNQMYFPGYCYAPPYGYLPSYGGSAYPFQGTAQRSSQSPYAAYMPPWWNFPTPQPMYTQAPTEPVHDRENAVRPRVTPLENSNLMAGPAPGTNVPPSQPVNVEEDELTKPYKPVDATFRSKFTRRIAEAPIKEKPKMPQTVGKYDGLTDPDDHLNLFKSAGEVACWPMPLWCKMFVQTLVGAARVWWDSLPTGEIDSFEDLESKFILQFSQQRRHTKDRNELLHIRRRDNETVENFIIRFNKESLAIPGVTNDLACGAFLQGVNDDELLRTLHGRDGVPPTIDEILRIAKVYVIQEKAVAASHAANRKKEALKNQEEKDHRGSKSKHRGDRYQRNDKDSRYDRHRSSYSRNETSKPRSEYPNLSKTPAEILASENLRLNPPKPLKDNPKKDTSKYCEYHKGSGHDTNDCFQLKKQIEYFVKSGKLAHLVRDIKQGPPVVKEENDKGAGKRPRELNMVHADIGRGAKRSFSTLEPWMLATMTIEPRMEDLHLTTDALIISAAVGDYRMRRILVDTGSSEDIIYEHCFNRMQPEDRKLLESVHAPIKGFTGEKVDPIGQITFLVTFGQSPKERTILLTFLVVRAESYHNVIIGRFTLGKLDAIVSTARDFMKFPTPQGIATVFRDKIGEVLNTKRCRQGPTGATGPERWVLSTRHPDQMVTIGDTLSPEVKSDLKQLLKRNADIFAFEHSDLTGVPRDKAEHKLATLPGVKPVAQGKRSMAPDRRAAVVKEVRKLVEAGILRETQYHTWVSNPVMVKKPDGTWRMCIDFKDLNKACPKDAYPLPEIDLKVDSLVPYRFKCFLDAYKGYHQIKMSKEDEEKTAFHTDVGIFCYTKMPFGLRNAGATYQRLMDKVFEAQIG from the coding sequence AACGTTGACAGATAATAATTTGGCGTTAGGGGCGGAAACTAGTACCGTTCCACAGTCTTCCCCGGCCGTCACGAGGTCGTTAGATCCAGAGTTCGAGGCGGAAGGGCCACCTCCAGGTTTTGACAATATCACCACCGTCTCTTCCCAGACCGTGGTTACAAGCCCTTTCCTCTATATGCCCTCACAAATACCACCAAGGAGGTTGGGGGGGACTAGCAGTAACACATTCACTCCGGGGACAACTGTTTTTTCACAGGCTTCACGCCTCTACTCCACTCCTGTTATTACCTCGGCGAGCCCCAATACCTTAGTGTCAGAAACCAGTACGCCTCAATACTACCAGCCGTTGGTTTCTAACCCAATGCCGCCGCTATACTCAGCCGCGCTTACGGCGGCGTTATCTACACCACCTCATCAGCCGGTCATCATGCCAGCTGGGGTAATGAATGCCCCTGTCACACCAGGAAATCAGATGTATTTCCCGGGGTATTGCTATGCACCCCCTTACGGATATTTACCCTCATACGGGGGTTCAGCGTACCCGTTTCAGGGAACAGCGCAAAGAAGCTCTCAATCGCCGTACGCGGCTTACATGCCGCCATGGTGGAATTTTCCAACTCCACAACCAATGTATACCCAAGCACCAACTGAACCTGTGCACGACAGAGAAAATGCGGTCAGACCCCGGGTAACCCCTTTGGAAAACTCCAACCTGATGGCAGGGCCTGCCCCGGGTACGAACGTTCCACCCTCACAACCCGTAAATGTGGAAGAAGACGAACTAACCAAACCATACAAGCCGGTAGACGCGACATTCCGGTCCAAATTCACTCGAAGGATCGCCGAAGCTCCTATCAAGGAAAAACCTAAAATGCCCCAAACGGTCGGTAAGTACGATGGCCTcaccgaccctgacgaccatcTCAATTTATTTAAGAGCGCTGGTGAAGTGGCCTGCTGGCCCATGCCCCTATGGTGTAAAATGTTCGTACAAACCCTAGTGGGAGCGGCACGAGTATGGTGGGACAGCCTGCCCACAGGCGAGATAGACAGTTTTGAAGATTTGGAATCAAAGTTTATCCTACAGTTTAGTCAGCAGCGCCGACATACGAAAGATAGGAACGAACTCCTTCATATTCGTCGTCGAGACAATGAGACGGTAGAAAACTTTATCATCCGATTCAACAAAGAAAGCCTGGCGATACCAGGCGTCACCAACGATCTGGCATGTGGAGCATTCCTCCAAGGAGTTAACGATGACGAACTACTAAGAACACTGCATGGAAGGGATGGGGTACCCCCAACCATAGATGAAATACTGCGAATAGCCAAAGTATATGTTATACAGGAAAAAGCGGTAGCGGCCAGCCACGCGGCCAATAGAAAGAAAGAAGCCCTAAAAAATCAGGAGGAAAAAGATCACCGGGGGTCTAAAAGCAAACATAGGGGAGACCGATATCAGAGAAACGACAAAGACTCGCGATACGACAGACACCGAAGCTCCTATTCAAGGAACGAGACGTCAAAACCTCGGTCTGAATATCCCAATTTAAGCAAGACCCCGGCTGAAATTCTTGCCTCAGAAAACCTCAGGCTTAATCCACCAAAGCCGCTGAAAGACAACCCTAAAAAGGATACGAGTAAATACTGCGAGTACCACAAGGGGAGCGGGCACGACACCAACGACTGTTTTCAGCTTAAAAAACAGATCGAATATTTCGTGAAGTCGGGTAAATTGGCACACCTAGTGCGAGATATCAAGCAAGGCCCGCCTGTGGTCAAGGAGGAGAACGATAAGGGGGCAGGCAAAAGGCCGCGCGAATTGAACATGGTTCATGCTGACATAGGAAGGGGGGCGAAGCGGAGTTTCTCCACGCTCGAGCCTTGGATGTTGGCAACAATGACTATAGAACCGCGAATGGAGGATTTGCATCTTACCACAGACGCCCTGATCATCTCCGCGGCAGTAGGAGACTACCGCATGAGGCGAATCCTAGTCGACACCGGAAGCTCAGAAGATATCATCTATGAACATTGCTTTAACAGAATGCAACCAGAAGATAGGAAGTTGCTCGAATCAGTACACGCCCCCATCAAAGGTTTCACAGGGGAAAAGGTTGATCCTATTGGTCAAATCACTTTCCTGGTAACCTTCGGGCAATCACCCAAAGAAAGAACCATACTACTAACTTTCCTTGTAGTCCGCGCTGAGTCATACCACAATGTGATAATCGGAAGATTCACCCTGGGAAAATTGGACGCCATAGTCTCCACGGCAAGGGATTTTATGAAGTTCCCAACACCGCAAGGTATCGCTACCGTATTTCGCGATAAAATCGGGGAGGTACTAAATACCAAACGATGTCGCCAGGGGCCCACTGGGGCCACGGGACCAGAAAGATGGGTATTAAGCACGCGTCACCCGGACCAAATGGTCACAATAGGGGACACTCTGTCCCCAGAAGTTAAAAGCGATTTGAAGCAATTATTAAAAAGAAACGCGGACATTTTCGCTTTCGAGCACTCCGATTTGACGGGAGTCCCCCGTGACAAAGCGGAACATAAGCTCGCCACACTTCCAGGCGTTAAACCGGTCGCTCAGGGTAAGCGCAGCATGGCCCCGGACCGCCGGGCGGCGGTCGTTAAAGAAGTACGCAAGTTAGTGGAAGCTGGAATTCTCAGGGAAACACAATACCATACATGGGTGTCTAACCCGGTCATGGTGAAAAAACCAGATGGCACGtggcgaatgtgcatcgatttcaAAGACCTAAACAAGGCGTGCCCAAAAGATGCGTACCCGTTGCCCGAGATTGATTTAAAGGTCGATTCCCTGGTACCCTATCGATTCAAGTGTTTCCTAGACGCGTATAAAGGGTACCACCAGATTAAAATGTCCAAGgaagatgaagaaaagacagcGTTTCATACCGACGTGGGCATCTTTTGTTACACCAAGATGCCTTTCGGGCTACGAAACGCAGGAGCTACCTATCAGAGGCTCATGGACAAGGTGTTCGAGGCACAGATCGGGTGA